The genomic DNA AAAAAAGAGATCATGGCGAGCGTAATTGAAAAAGTGCTTAAAGAGGAGGCAGTACGATGAGGCCTTTAAAGCTAACAATGCAAGCGTTTGGCCCTTATGCCGGAAGGGAAACGATCGATTTTACAGTTTTAGGAAATCGGACGATGTTTGTCATTTCAGGAAAAACCGGAGCAGGAAAAACGACCATCTTTGATGGAATCAGTTACGCTATCTACGGAAAAGCGAGCGGGGAAGACCGAAACGGTCCAGAACTCAGAAGCCAGTTTGCAAAAGATGATGTTTTAACAGAAGTTTCGCTCGAATTTTCCTTAAGGCAAAAAACATATTATATTATCCGTTCACCTCAGCAAGAAAAAAGAAAGGAGCGGGGTGAAGGGTATACAACGATTGGCGCAAAAGCCGAATTATATGTTTACAATGAAAAAGGCGAAAAACAGCTGATTGCTTCAAATATCCGAGAAGTTGATGAAAAAATAAAGGAGATCATGCAGATTGACTCAAACCAGTTCCGGCAAATTGTTATGATCCCACAAGGAGAATTCCGGAAGCTGCTTACATCTGACAGCAAAGAAAAAGAAGTGATTCTTCAGCGATTGTTTCATACGGAAATTTATAAAAAAATCGAAGAAAAATTGAAAGAAGAAGCGGTTGAGCTGAGAAACAAAGTGGAAGATCGCATTTTACAGCGTGAACGTGCTCTTCGATCGATTCATGCAGTTAACATCCAGGAGTTAAAAGAGTATGTCGAAGCTGACAACGTGAATGACACACTGATAATCCCATTATTGACTGATGAGATCAAAATGATGGGCGAAACTCTCGAGCGTTTGGCAAAAGAAGACAAGGAAAAACAAGCAGAACGAGACAAGCTTCAGCAGAAAATTTATGAGGCTCAAACGATTGCTAAACAACTTCAAACGTTAGAGGATGTAAAAGCACGAATGAATGAATTGGAAGCTCAAAAAAAGCTGTTTGAAAAAAAAGAGAAGGAAATAACGCTTGCCTTGAAAGCAGCTTTGCTTTCCCAGCAGGAGCAGCTTTGCCATAGATTAAAAAACGATTTGGACCAACTCGAACAAGAGGCGGAGAAAATCCATTTGAAATTGCAGTCTATCGCTAAAGAACTAACTGCGAAAGAAGCAGAACTCCAAACGGAAATAGAACGTGAACAAGAACGACAAGATGCTATCAATCTTTTCAATCACCTGAAACATATCGAAAAAGATGTCCGCACGTTTTCCGTTATTGAGAAGGAAGCAAATCGATTGAAATTTCTTTTGGATCAAGCAAAAAAGGAGAAGCAAACAGCAGAAAGCCTTCTAGTAAAGATCGAAGAACAGAGCAGAAATTTGAAACTAGAAAAACAGGATTATGAAAAAAATCAGCTTCTCTATTTTGAAAATGAAAGAAAACTTGAAAAGCTGGAGGCAGTTTGGAATCGGCTGAATAAGTATGAACAACTATTAAATCGTTATGAAAAATCAGTTTCGTTGCTGAAGGAAAAAAATGCGGCGTATGAACATGCAAATGCCAGATATCAAGATGCAAAAGCCTTGACCGAGTTTTTAGAGGAAAAATGGCTGCATGGCCAAGCGGCAGTACTAGCCGGACAACTTGCTCCAGGAAAAGCTTGTCCAGTTTGCGGATCCGAACATCATCCGAACCCGGCTGCATCCATTCAAAATGACATACCGGAAGAATCAGATATAAAGGAAGCAAAAAAGCAGGCACTTTTGCTTGAAAAAGAAAAATCAACTGCTGAGTCGGCTTTGTTTGAAATGAAATCACAAGTTCATTCATTAGAACAATCGGTTCAGGAACAACTTTCAGAAATTATTCTGGAAATCCCGGACTTTCAGAGTGAAGAGTTGGAAGCAGTGAAACAATCAATCGAATCGGAAAGAAAGAACCTGACTGAAAGCCAGCTTCGCCTTAAAGAGCAAAAGCAAAAGCTTGAACAAATAATCGCTGAACTGGAACAGTGTGAAGAAAAGAAGGCAAACATCCAAACGGAGATTCAAGAGCTTTCAGCAAAGGTTCATGAGTTGACCATTCAATTTACAGAGAAGAAAACGAATCTTTCAAGGCTGATGGAAAGCATTCCTGACCATCTTCGATCAGAAGAGAAGTTTGAAACAGAGCTTCAACGAGCATTGAACCGGAGAGACGAATTACAAAAAAAGCTGGAACAAGCACAACAACAGTTTCAGAATACAAAGGAAAAGTATGCTACGGAAAACGCGCGCTTTGAAACAGTGAAAAAGCAAATGGCTGAAACAGAGAAAAAATTGGCTGCTGAAAAAGAATCTTTTAAAAACAACATGATTGGACAAGGGTTTCCCACTTATAAGGAGTATAGCGAGGCGAAAAGAACGGAAACCGAAATCAAGAAGCTGGAGCTTGAAGTTCGAAAGTACTGGGAAGAGTACAGGTCTGTCAACGATCGCTACGTTGAACTGTCAGACATGTTAAAGGACGTAAAAGAACCTGATTTAGACGGTTTGTTAAATGAATTGCATCAAATAAACGACCAAATAAAAGAATTACAAGAACGATATACGAATCTTTTCATGAAAAAGCGGGATAATGAAGAAATATTGAAAAAAGTGACAAATATCAACGAGGAAATAAAAGTCCTTGAAGAACGGTATAAAATCATAGGACACTTATATGATATTTCGCGGGGACAAAATACATACCGGATTACATTTGAAAGGTATGTATTGGCGGCCTTTTTAGATGATATTTTAAGAGAAGCAAACATTCGCCTAGCCAAAATGACGAGCGGCCGCTATCAGCTCCTAAGGAAAACGGATCGTTCAAAAGGAAATGTTCAAAGCGGGCTTGAACTCCTTGTTTTTGACCAGTATACAGGTCGGGAACGCCATGTGAAAACACTTTCAGGAGGAGAAAGTTTTAAGGCCGCTCTTTCACTTGCACTTGGTCTCGCTGATGTTGTTCAAACGTATGCCGGAGGAGTTTCATTAGAAACAATGTTTATTGATGAAGGATTTGGAATGCTTGATCCCGAATCTTTAGATCAGGCAATTGAGGCCTTGATCGATATCCAGAACAGCGGCCGGCTTGTCGGAATCATTTCCCATGTCCCCGAACTGAAAGAGCGGATCGATGCAAGACTGGAAGTCATCGCTACCCAAAGCGGAAGCACAACCGAATTTCAGTTTGTCAATTAAGTAAACATACATGGGCACGCAAATTCAACAGATCAAGCGTGCTCTGTTTTTCTATTTCGAGTGTGGACATTGAATGCAGAGGTGATAAAATGTGTAAAAACATTGCTCTATCCTGGAGCGGAGGAAAAGATGGATGCATGGCGTTTGACAAGCTTGTAAAGAAAGGCTATAAAATCGCTTGTTTCGTTACGACGGTTCCGAAAGAAATGAGGCGGACGTTTGCACACGGGGAAAAAACGGAATTAATTACACTCCAAGGGGAAGCTTTGAATGTCCCTGTTCATTTTATAGAATGCACTTTTGAAAGTTATACCGAAAGTTTCATAGAATCTTTAAAAATACTAAAAACGAAGTATAATTTAGAAGTAATTGCATTTGGTGATCTTTATTTGGATGAACACCGCGAGTGGGGAGAAAAGACAGCGCAATTAAGCGGTTTAGAGGCGATGTTTCCGTTATGGATGAAACAATCGAAAGCGCTCAAAGCTTTAGAAGCATTTGTAAGATCAGGCTATAAAGCTAAGGTTATAAGAGTGAGAAAAGATATGCTGGAAGAATCATGGCTTGGAAGAGAAGTAAATGACCAGTTTCTTCATGACATCGTGAAGAAAAATGTTTGCCCGATGGGGGAAGCTGGTGAATATCATACCTTTGTCTATGATGGTCCATTATTTAAGAAAAAAATCAAAGTTCACGATGGAAAAGTCATTTCTCATGAACATTCGAAAAGGCTTGAATTAGAAGACGGGGTCTTAATTGATAAATATTGAATGCAAGCATACTTGTGAAAAAGGAGGTGTAATCGTAAATGAAATGGCTGTTTTCATTTCTTGCACTGCTTGGGGGGTGCGCAATCGGCTTACAGGCTGTTATTAATGGCGGACTGGGAAAAAAAGTCGGTGCCGTTGAAGGGGCATTCATTTCTTTTGTCATCGGTGCCCTCGCATTATTTTTTGTTGTTATATTTTTTGGAAAAGGAAATATTTCTGCTGTCTCTCATGTTCCAAAATGGCAGCTGATCGGCGGTTTACTTGGTGCTTCATATGTGTTTATCATGGTTCTTGTTGTTCCAAAAATAGGTGTGACGCCCACTTTGATTACTGTCATAGCAGGACAGCTGCTAATGGGTGCGATCATTGATCATTTCGGGCTGCTAGGTGGAAAGATTGTGCCGCTTGATTTAAAAAAAATACTCGCAATTGTTATGCTTTTCGGAGCATTGTTTTTGTTTCATAAAAAATAAAATAGATTTTGTTAAGATAGCTCATAAAACAAATAAAGTGGCTCATAAAAGTTCCAAAGCAGCTCAAAAAAGATATAAAGGGGCTAAAAACCTCAAGAACAAAAAATCTTTTATTGACAAGAACGAAAAACTTCCTACATTATTTTAAAATTGATTATAATGTAAAGGATTTTATTGTTTTTAGGGGGACAAGCATGAATATAAAAAAAGTTGGGATTGATGCCGGTGGTTCATTAGTGAAAATCGCTTATGAAGATAGCGGTGTCTTTCATTACAAAAAATATCCGATTAGGGAGCTTACATCAGCTCTTGAATGGATAAAAATGGTTGCGCCAAATGCAAAAGTAGCTTTAACAGGTGGAAAAGCTGCTTTTATGAAGGATCAATTTTTCCCTGAAGGCAAGATTTTTCCCGAATTCGATTCAACTTGTGAGGGAGCCATGTTTTTATTAAAAGAGGCTAAAATCGATACTACTAAGAAATTGGTAATTGTAAATATTGGAACGGGAACTTCATGGTTTGTCGCAGAAAATAACAATTACACGCGGATTTTTGGGAGTGGAATCGGCGGCGGAACATTGATGGGACTTGGTGCTTTGCTCACAGGTGAAACGGATTTTATCAAACTGGTTGAATTAGCGTCTAAGGGAAATAAAGGGAATGTTGATTTATTAGTCAAAGATATTTATTATCCGCAGGAACCGCCAATTGACGGAAACTTAACCGCCAGCAATTTTGCGAAGGGAGTTATCAATCCTAATAGTTCAAAAGAGGACAAGGCTGCTGCTGTGATAAATATGATCGGGGAAACCCTTGTTTTGCTTAGTATGCAAGCAGTAACAGCTTTTCATGCTGATAGACTTGTTTATATCGGGAGCACACTTGCCGGGAATGAACCGCTTAAACAGTGCCTTTCTTCCTACAAAAAGATGGTGGGAATTGATCATGTGTTTTTAGATCATGGAGAATATTGCGGTGCTCTCGGTGCTCTGCTCCTTTTGTAAATTCTTTTGTTCGAAAACTATTAGAAATAATGAAGAAGGTGGCACCGTTGAATAAAAGGTTTTTTACAATTGGAATGGCAGGGCATATCGACCACGGGAAAACTTCATTAACGAAAGCTCTTACAAATGTTGACACTGACCGGCTGAAAGAGGAAAAAGAGCGGCAAATATCAATTGAACTTGGCTATGCACCTTTATACGATGATGGAGAAATTCAGATATCCGTTATAGATGTTCCTGGACACGAGCGTTTCATCCGTCAGATGATTGCCGGAGTTGCCGGGATTGATCTTGTTGTCCTTGTTGTTGCTGCTGATGAAGGCGTCATGCCGCAAACTCGGGAGCATCTGGAAATCCTTGGCTTTCTCGGAATCAAGTGCGGGATTGTTGCCATTACCAAAATTGACCGGGTTGAGGAAGAATTTATTGAACTTGTCAAAGATGATATTTTACAAGAGTTAATAGGAACGGTTTTTGAACATTCTCCGTTTGTATTGGTTGATAGTTTATCGAAAAAAGGGATTGATGAGTTAAAACACTTGATTATTAAAATGTTAAAAGGTATGGAACCCAGGGATGCAAATGGTCCTTTTCGCCTTCCTATTGACCAGGTTTTTACCGTGAAAGGACAGGGAACGGTTGTAAGAGGGACGGTTTATGAAGGCACTGTTGAGGAAGGACAGCCTTTAATAATTTTGCCAAAGGGAATTGAAGTTCGCGCACGCCAGATTCAAGTGCATTACCAGCCTGCTGAAAGAGCATTTGCAGGGCAGCGTGCGGCCATTAACCTTTCCGGGGTCTCAAAGGAAGAATTAGAACGGGGTGATGTTCTTGTATCATCTGAGCATTTCACTGTGACAAAAACGATCGATGTGGCGATTCGAATTGTTGATGATCTTAAATATGAAGTGAAGCAAAGAATGCCGATCAAATGCCACATAGGTACGGCTGAAGTAATGGGACGAATCATTTTCTTTGACCGCAACGAGTTAAAGGAGGAAAACGGTGAAGTTCTTTGTCAACTCCGACTTGATGAAGAGATTGTTGCGAAACGGGGAGACCGGTTTATTTTAAGGCGTCCGAGTCCGCAGGAAACAATCGGCGGAGGCTGGGTCATTGATCCAAATGGGAAAAAGCATCGGTTTGGCATGAAAACAATTGAAGAGCTTGAAAAGAAAAAAGAAGGAACTCCTAAAGAACGAGTTACAAAAGTTTTAACCGAAGAAATAAGTGCTGGGTTCAAGGAGCTTATGAAGAAAACTTCTCTTGATGAAGAAACGTTAAAACATGTGCTGGAAGACAAATCATTTGTCTTTTATAACGGAAAAGAATATACGTTAGCATCAATTGTAAATGCAGTTGAAGAAGAAATTTACAGCCATTTGAAAGAATTTCATGCGGCTTCTCCGATGAAGCAAGGGTTAAATAAAGCTCAATTACTTCAAATGCTGCAAAAAACGTACCCTCGTACATTAATTGAGCATGTTTTGGAAAAAGGAGTTGAAAGTGGAGTGTTTGGCCGCCGCGAGCAATTTGTATTTCTCGGTGAGTTTTTGCCTCATGTACCGGAAAACTGGCAAAAACGAGTAGAGACTATGCTTGATGAATTAAAAACAGATGGCTTAAAGGTTCGTTATTTAACTGATTATATTGCGGATGCCGGCATTCCTGACAACTTGGTTGATGACTTGAAAAAGTATTTGGAGGAACAGGGATTTGTTGTACGGCTCAATGATCAGTACTATTGGCATAGCGATCATTTCAAAGAAGCATTTAAAAGGTTGAAAGAACACACCGGAACACAATTTGAAATAGGTGATGCGAAAAAAGCATTGAATTTATCGCGGAAATATATGATTCCATTTCTTGAGCGCCTCGATGCACTCGGACTTACAAAACGAGTAGAAAACAAACGAATTTGGCAGTAGGAAGGGGTCTGGCCCTAAAGTGATGCGGGCCTGCACCTCACCCGTATTAAATGCGTTTTCCTTGACTTTCATTTTCTGTTGAAACTATAATGGTTACATCAAGAAGGGGAATGAGTGATCATAGTTGCTTTCATATTTTTTTCATATGGTTGTAACTAAATGTGTTACATCTAAACCCTGTTGAGAAATTTGTTAGAAGGGAAGATCAACTATGTCAATTGTTGTGACTGGGGCTACCGGCATTTTAGGAGGTCTGGTTATTGAACACTTACTTAAAAATGTACCTGCAAATGAAATCATTGCAAGTGTTCGCAATGTGGAAAAAGCTTCAAATCTTGCCGAACTTGGAGTGGAAGTTCGTTATGGTGATTATTTAGATATGGCGTCGATGAAAAAATCTTTTGAGGGAGCTAAAAAGGTGCTGTTTATCTCTAGCCCGGATACTGATAATACACTTCGTGTGCGTCAGCATGCAAATGTCGTTCAAGCAGCAAGAGATGCAGGGGTTAAACATATTGCTTATACAGGTTATGCATTTGGTGAAGAATCTCAAGTGTCTCTTGCACACGTCCATATGGCTACGGAATATGCAATTCGGACCACGAACATTCCTTATACGTTCCTGCGAAACTCTTTATATACAGAAGTCTTTGTAAATCCTGGGCTCAATGCAGCAATAGAAAGCGGAGAATTAATTACAAATACTGGAAACGGTGTCCTTAATACAGTGACACGCAAAGATCTTGCATTGGCCGCTGCAACTGTTCTTACTGAGGAAGGTCATGAAAACAAATCATATAATCTTGTGAACCCACAACCTTGGAGCTTCAATGAACTTGCACAAGTTATCACTGAAGTTACTGGCAAGAAGGTTGTGCATCGATCAGTTACATTTGATGAGATGAAGGAGTACCTTGTAAAGGCCGGGCTGCCAGAACCAGTCGCTGAGTTTTCTGCAGAAATCTATCAGGCTGTAT from Bacillus methanolicus MGA3 includes the following:
- a CDS encoding SbcC/MukB-like Walker B domain-containing protein codes for the protein MRPLKLTMQAFGPYAGRETIDFTVLGNRTMFVISGKTGAGKTTIFDGISYAIYGKASGEDRNGPELRSQFAKDDVLTEVSLEFSLRQKTYYIIRSPQQEKRKERGEGYTTIGAKAELYVYNEKGEKQLIASNIREVDEKIKEIMQIDSNQFRQIVMIPQGEFRKLLTSDSKEKEVILQRLFHTEIYKKIEEKLKEEAVELRNKVEDRILQRERALRSIHAVNIQELKEYVEADNVNDTLIIPLLTDEIKMMGETLERLAKEDKEKQAERDKLQQKIYEAQTIAKQLQTLEDVKARMNELEAQKKLFEKKEKEITLALKAALLSQQEQLCHRLKNDLDQLEQEAEKIHLKLQSIAKELTAKEAELQTEIEREQERQDAINLFNHLKHIEKDVRTFSVIEKEANRLKFLLDQAKKEKQTAESLLVKIEEQSRNLKLEKQDYEKNQLLYFENERKLEKLEAVWNRLNKYEQLLNRYEKSVSLLKEKNAAYEHANARYQDAKALTEFLEEKWLHGQAAVLAGQLAPGKACPVCGSEHHPNPAASIQNDIPEESDIKEAKKQALLLEKEKSTAESALFEMKSQVHSLEQSVQEQLSEIILEIPDFQSEELEAVKQSIESERKNLTESQLRLKEQKQKLEQIIAELEQCEEKKANIQTEIQELSAKVHELTIQFTEKKTNLSRLMESIPDHLRSEEKFETELQRALNRRDELQKKLEQAQQQFQNTKEKYATENARFETVKKQMAETEKKLAAEKESFKNNMIGQGFPTYKEYSEAKRTETEIKKLELEVRKYWEEYRSVNDRYVELSDMLKDVKEPDLDGLLNELHQINDQIKELQERYTNLFMKKRDNEEILKKVTNINEEIKVLEERYKIIGHLYDISRGQNTYRITFERYVLAAFLDDILREANIRLAKMTSGRYQLLRKTDRSKGNVQSGLELLVFDQYTGRERHVKTLSGGESFKAALSLALGLADVVQTYAGGVSLETMFIDEGFGMLDPESLDQAIEALIDIQNSGRLVGIISHVPELKERIDARLEVIATQSGSTTEFQFVN
- the selB gene encoding selenocysteine-specific translation elongation factor: MNKRFFTIGMAGHIDHGKTSLTKALTNVDTDRLKEEKERQISIELGYAPLYDDGEIQISVIDVPGHERFIRQMIAGVAGIDLVVLVVAADEGVMPQTREHLEILGFLGIKCGIVAITKIDRVEEEFIELVKDDILQELIGTVFEHSPFVLVDSLSKKGIDELKHLIIKMLKGMEPRDANGPFRLPIDQVFTVKGQGTVVRGTVYEGTVEEGQPLIILPKGIEVRARQIQVHYQPAERAFAGQRAAINLSGVSKEELERGDVLVSSEHFTVTKTIDVAIRIVDDLKYEVKQRMPIKCHIGTAEVMGRIIFFDRNELKEENGEVLCQLRLDEEIVAKRGDRFILRRPSPQETIGGGWVIDPNGKKHRFGMKTIEELEKKKEGTPKERVTKVLTEEISAGFKELMKKTSLDEETLKHVLEDKSFVFYNGKEYTLASIVNAVEEEIYSHLKEFHAASPMKQGLNKAQLLQMLQKTYPRTLIEHVLEKGVESGVFGRREQFVFLGEFLPHVPENWQKRVETMLDELKTDGLKVRYLTDYIADAGIPDNLVDDLKKYLEEQGFVVRLNDQYYWHSDHFKEAFKRLKEHTGTQFEIGDAKKALNLSRKYMIPFLERLDALGLTKRVENKRIWQ
- a CDS encoding DMT family transporter, whose protein sequence is MKWLFSFLALLGGCAIGLQAVINGGLGKKVGAVEGAFISFVIGALALFFVVIFFGKGNISAVSHVPKWQLIGGLLGASYVFIMVLVVPKIGVTPTLITVIAGQLLMGAIIDHFGLLGGKIVPLDLKKILAIVMLFGALFLFHKK
- a CDS encoding SDR family oxidoreductase yields the protein MSIVVTGATGILGGLVIEHLLKNVPANEIIASVRNVEKASNLAELGVEVRYGDYLDMASMKKSFEGAKKVLFISSPDTDNTLRVRQHANVVQAARDAGVKHIAYTGYAFGEESQVSLAHVHMATEYAIRTTNIPYTFLRNSLYTEVFVNPGLNAAIESGELITNTGNGVLNTVTRKDLALAAATVLTEEGHENKSYNLVNPQPWSFNELAQVITEVTGKKVVHRSVTFDEMKEYLVKAGLPEPVAEFSAEIYQAVSEGETSKTSEDLTKLIGTPTPLKEVVKQTFQG
- a CDS encoding diphthine--ammonia ligase translates to MCKNIALSWSGGKDGCMAFDKLVKKGYKIACFVTTVPKEMRRTFAHGEKTELITLQGEALNVPVHFIECTFESYTESFIESLKILKTKYNLEVIAFGDLYLDEHREWGEKTAQLSGLEAMFPLWMKQSKALKALEAFVRSGYKAKVIRVRKDMLEESWLGREVNDQFLHDIVKKNVCPMGEAGEYHTFVYDGPLFKKKIKVHDGKVISHEHSKRLELEDGVLIDKY
- the coaW gene encoding type II pantothenate kinase, whose protein sequence is MNIKKVGIDAGGSLVKIAYEDSGVFHYKKYPIRELTSALEWIKMVAPNAKVALTGGKAAFMKDQFFPEGKIFPEFDSTCEGAMFLLKEAKIDTTKKLVIVNIGTGTSWFVAENNNYTRIFGSGIGGGTLMGLGALLTGETDFIKLVELASKGNKGNVDLLVKDIYYPQEPPIDGNLTASNFAKGVINPNSSKEDKAAAVINMIGETLVLLSMQAVTAFHADRLVYIGSTLAGNEPLKQCLSSYKKMVGIDHVFLDHGEYCGALGALLLL